The proteins below are encoded in one region of Micromonospora pisi:
- a CDS encoding HAD family hydrolase: MRAVVFDFFGTLTDPAVEAERRVAFAETAAALGVPAEVFWRRMSDSFGARATGRYGGTAATLRTIARECGAEPDEERLRLAVRVQHGGAERVRRPRVGVFDVLDDLRKRGFRLALLSDCASELCERWGDTPYAGYLDAAVFSWQEGYRKPDPRLYATAAARLDVPPGACWFVGDGGSREHSGAIIAGMRPVLVTNALVPGSAGYRDDPDPVRPEYVVDDLTELPSLLGDPTYG, translated from the coding sequence ATGCGCGCCGTCGTCTTCGACTTCTTCGGCACTCTCACCGATCCGGCCGTCGAGGCGGAACGGCGGGTGGCGTTCGCCGAAACGGCCGCCGCCCTGGGCGTGCCGGCCGAAGTGTTCTGGCGCCGGATGAGCGACAGCTTCGGCGCACGGGCCACCGGACGGTACGGCGGAACCGCCGCCACGCTGCGGACGATCGCCCGCGAGTGCGGCGCGGAACCCGACGAGGAACGGCTCCGACTGGCGGTACGGGTCCAGCACGGCGGTGCCGAACGGGTCCGGCGTCCCCGGGTCGGGGTCTTCGACGTCCTCGACGACCTCCGGAAACGGGGTTTCCGCCTCGCACTGCTCAGCGATTGCGCGAGTGAGCTCTGCGAACGATGGGGCGACACTCCGTACGCCGGTTACCTCGACGCGGCGGTCTTCTCCTGGCAGGAGGGCTACCGCAAGCCGGATCCCCGGCTCTACGCCACCGCCGCCGCCCGGCTGGACGTACCGCCGGGTGCCTGCTGGTTCGTCGGCGACGGCGGGAGTCGGGAACACTCGGGCGCGATCATCGCCGGCATGCGGCCGGTGCTGGTGACCAATGCCCTGGTACCCGGCTCGGCCGGTTACCGGGACGACCCCGACCCGGTCCGACCGGAGTACGTGGTCGACGACCTGACCGAGTTGCCCTCGTTGCTCGGCGACCCTACGTACGGGTGA
- a CDS encoding metallophosphoesterase family protein, whose product MTGQLLAVSDLHVGYPENRRIATELRPGSDDDWLIVAGDVGEMAADIESTLTMLADRFAKVIWAPGNHELWTPAGDPLQLRGEERYQHLVRMCRAIGVVTPEDEYPVWNGVGGPAIVAPLFLLYDYSFRMPGLDTKEASLARAYETGVVCTDEFVLHPDPYPSREQWCWARVERTERRLAACDPDLPTVLVNHYPLVREPTDILRYPEFAQWCGTDRTADWHLRFRAAVAVYGHLHIPRTTWHDGVRFEEVSLGYPREWRQRGQPPRVPRPVLTAVGVDR is encoded by the coding sequence GTGACCGGCCAGCTACTTGCGGTGAGTGATCTTCACGTGGGCTACCCGGAGAACCGCCGGATAGCCACCGAACTGCGACCCGGGTCCGACGACGACTGGTTGATCGTGGCCGGCGACGTCGGCGAGATGGCGGCCGACATCGAGTCCACCCTGACCATGCTGGCCGACCGGTTCGCCAAGGTGATCTGGGCGCCCGGCAACCACGAGCTGTGGACACCGGCCGGGGACCCGCTCCAGCTCCGGGGCGAGGAGCGCTACCAACATCTGGTACGGATGTGCCGCGCGATCGGCGTGGTCACCCCGGAGGACGAGTACCCGGTCTGGAACGGCGTCGGCGGACCGGCCATCGTCGCGCCGCTCTTCCTGCTCTACGACTACTCGTTCCGGATGCCCGGACTCGACACCAAGGAAGCGTCGCTGGCCCGGGCGTACGAGACCGGCGTGGTCTGTACGGACGAGTTCGTGCTGCACCCCGACCCGTACCCGAGCCGGGAGCAGTGGTGCTGGGCCAGAGTGGAGCGGACCGAGCGCCGCCTCGCCGCCTGCGACCCGGACCTGCCCACCGTTCTGGTCAACCACTATCCGCTGGTCCGGGAGCCGACCGACATCCTGCGCTATCCGGAGTTCGCCCAGTGGTGCGGTACGGACCGGACCGCCGACTGGCACCTGCGGTTCCGGGCCGCCGTGGCGGTCTACGGCCACCTGCACATTCCCCGGACCACCTGGCACGACGGGGTCCGGTTCGAGGAGGTCTCGCTCGGCTATCCGCGCGAGTGGCGGCAGCGGGGGCAACCTCCACGGGTGCCGCGCCCGGTCCTCACCGCCGTGGGGGTGGACCGGTGA
- a CDS encoding helix-turn-helix domain-containing protein — MEYVSRVPRPPLDGLIDDLYYLEGASPYAWLTLPPAPSALLIVNLGAPFRIRGGTDIETAEYADGCVVTMPTRAWQFGYPLRTRSVGVHFKPWGLAPFLPMPAAELCDRPVTVEQVWGGPAIAELRDRLATADGAHEMLTLLEEELMRRLCETAGLGLVRHTSSVIAATSKGVAIGDLSVAAGVSSTHLAQRFKELIGVTPKRLARTYRFTATVFAINPAGPIDWGDLAYDAGYFDQAHFSHEFRAFTGLTPTRYVEVRRRFLREHPGHAMDGWPLPAD, encoded by the coding sequence GTGGAGTACGTGTCCAGAGTGCCGCGACCGCCGCTGGACGGGCTGATCGACGACCTTTACTACCTGGAGGGTGCGTCGCCGTACGCCTGGCTGACGCTGCCGCCCGCGCCGTCGGCGCTGCTCATCGTCAACCTCGGGGCGCCGTTCCGCATCCGCGGCGGCACTGACATCGAGACGGCCGAGTACGCCGACGGCTGTGTGGTCACCATGCCCACCCGCGCGTGGCAGTTCGGCTACCCACTCCGGACCCGGTCAGTCGGCGTGCACTTCAAGCCGTGGGGGCTGGCGCCATTCCTGCCGATGCCCGCGGCCGAGCTGTGTGACCGGCCGGTGACGGTAGAGCAGGTTTGGGGCGGACCCGCCATTGCTGAGCTGCGAGACCGGCTGGCCACGGCGGACGGAGCGCACGAGATGCTGACGCTGCTCGAGGAGGAGCTGATGCGACGGCTGTGCGAGACCGCCGGCCTGGGGCTGGTCCGCCATACGAGCAGCGTCATCGCGGCGACCAGCAAGGGCGTGGCGATCGGCGACCTGAGCGTGGCAGCCGGTGTCAGCAGCACTCATCTGGCACAGCGGTTCAAGGAGCTCATCGGCGTCACGCCGAAGCGGCTGGCCCGCACCTACCGCTTCACCGCCACCGTGTTCGCGATCAACCCCGCCGGACCGATCGACTGGGGCGACCTCGCCTATGACGCAGGCTACTTCGACCAGGCCCACTTCAGCCACGAGTTCCGGGCGTTCACCGGGCTCACGCCGACCCGGTACGTCGAAGTCCGGCGGCGGTTCCTGCGCGAACATCCCGGCCACGCGATGGACGGCTGGCCGCTGCCGGCCGATTGA
- a CDS encoding 4'-phosphopantetheinyl transferase family protein: MIERLLPSSVSAVEAFDDQLPALLFPEEEALVTNAVEKRRREFATARRCAREAMAGLGLAPVALLPGPNREPRWPDGVVGSITHCDGYRAAAVARNTELLTLGVDAEPNQPLPSGVRESIALSRELVQLAELTTAEPSVHWDRLLFCAKEAVYKAWFPLARRWLDFHEARVEIEPYAGTFTATLLVPGPVVDGTPISGFTGRWLADRGLLLAVIALPVTRT, from the coding sequence GTGATCGAGCGGCTGCTGCCCTCTTCGGTCAGCGCGGTGGAGGCCTTCGACGACCAGCTGCCCGCTCTGCTCTTTCCGGAGGAGGAGGCGCTGGTCACGAACGCGGTGGAGAAGCGGCGACGGGAGTTCGCGACCGCCCGCCGCTGCGCCCGGGAGGCGATGGCCGGGCTGGGTCTGGCGCCGGTGGCGCTGCTGCCCGGTCCGAACCGGGAGCCTCGCTGGCCGGACGGGGTGGTCGGCAGCATCACCCACTGCGACGGGTACCGGGCCGCGGCGGTGGCCAGGAACACCGAACTGCTGACCCTGGGTGTCGACGCCGAGCCGAACCAGCCGCTGCCGTCCGGGGTGCGTGAGTCGATCGCGCTGTCGCGGGAGCTGGTCCAGTTGGCCGAACTGACCACGGCCGAACCCTCGGTCCACTGGGACCGGTTGCTCTTCTGCGCCAAGGAGGCGGTCTACAAGGCCTGGTTCCCGCTCGCCCGCCGGTGGCTGGACTTCCACGAGGCCCGGGTCGAGATCGAACCGTACGCCGGCACCTTCACCGCGACCCTGCTGGTTCCGGGTCCGGTGGTCGACGGCACGCCGATCAGCGGGTTCACCGGCCGTTGGCTGGCCGACCGGGGTCTGCTGCTCGCCGTCATCGCCCTGCCCGTCACCCGTACGTAG
- a CDS encoding polyprenyl synthetase family protein — protein sequence MSTIHRYALLPAGKLIRPILMLESAAAVGGRPEDILPAALGLEYLHVATLVHDDIIDADEMRRGRPAVPLVYGLPDAIVAGDALIFTAFESITECRATGVSDSAIGTAIAVLARAGTDLCRGQVLEAQLVGDPGIDVDIYLEMIRLKTGALFRAVCEIGAILAGAEPAHCQQLASYGEHLGVAFQIRDDLLAYTTPAVVAGKSPTNDLANGRTTLPVLLAYQAGNRAQRRRLVEALNHRTADADALKDFHRLLEETGALERAPEHVAEHIRRARNQLSTLESSPSVAVLAGITHWATARQW from the coding sequence TTGTCGACTATACATCGTTACGCACTGCTGCCGGCGGGAAAACTGATCCGGCCGATATTGATGCTGGAGTCGGCGGCCGCCGTGGGCGGCCGACCCGAGGACATCCTGCCGGCCGCACTCGGCCTGGAGTACCTCCACGTCGCGACCCTGGTGCACGACGACATCATCGACGCCGACGAGATGCGTCGGGGCCGCCCGGCGGTCCCCCTGGTGTACGGCCTGCCGGACGCGATCGTGGCCGGGGACGCCCTCATCTTCACCGCCTTCGAGTCGATCACCGAGTGTCGGGCCACCGGGGTGTCGGACAGTGCGATCGGCACCGCGATCGCCGTACTGGCCCGCGCCGGCACCGATCTGTGTCGGGGACAGGTGCTGGAGGCGCAACTCGTCGGCGACCCCGGCATCGACGTGGACATCTACCTGGAAATGATCCGGCTCAAGACTGGCGCCCTGTTCCGGGCCGTCTGCGAGATCGGCGCCATCCTCGCCGGTGCCGAACCGGCCCACTGCCAACAGTTGGCCAGCTACGGCGAACACCTCGGAGTCGCCTTCCAGATCCGCGACGACCTGCTGGCGTACACCACACCGGCGGTCGTGGCGGGCAAGTCCCCCACCAACGACCTGGCCAACGGCCGCACCACCCTGCCGGTGCTACTGGCGTACCAGGCCGGCAACCGGGCCCAGCGCCGACGCCTGGTCGAGGCACTCAACCACCGGACGGCCGACGCCGACGCCCTCAAGGACTTCCACCGTCTACTGGAAGAGACCGGTGCGCTGGAGCGGGCGCCCGAACACGTGGCCGAACACATCCGGCGGGCACGAAACCAGCTCTCCACACTGGAGTCGTCACCCAGTGTCGCGGTGCTCGCCGGCATCACCCACTGGGCCACCGCGCGGCAATGGTGA
- a CDS encoding ABC transporter substrate-binding protein → MHVRRTLALALASVTALGALAACGDSPNANRDGNNAPSVLNIGMPNGPQTENHNPFLSSASAASLGYRWMIYEPLIMDNLIRPSDAGKPWLATKAEWTNGYKTLALTIRDGVKWSDGKPFSAEDVVFTFDLIKKTEALNINALPLLEITSSGSTVTINFGAPQFVNQHKILTTIPMVPKHIWSTIADPATDINKNPVGTGPYTLKSFTPQTTTLTVRDNYWQDLPKVKELRYTSYNDNNAQTTALANGESEWSFVFIPNYKTVYVDKNPQFNKVWPASVLGIHGLYINTTKKPFDNAALRRAMNMVINRNDIFVQAEAAYFHPEVTSVTGIPLPAGESFIAPEYKGQMHKVDVEGAKALLAQNGFKLEGNVLKDPSGKPVTLNLSDPAGWSDYITSLEIVKDNLSQIGIAATVEKANQDAWFTSVEEGNFEASFRWTNGGATPYDIYQTIMDGRLLKPIGTASPQGNFGRFNNPEATAALEAYASAPDDAARTTAMNTLQKIFVEQMPMIPVGADNAGGAYVTKNWVGWPDDQNPYAPAQPTQPNAVDVVLHLKPAS, encoded by the coding sequence ATGCACGTCAGACGGACTCTCGCGCTAGCGCTCGCCAGCGTGACGGCGCTCGGGGCGCTCGCCGCCTGCGGCGACAGCCCGAACGCCAACAGGGACGGGAACAACGCCCCGTCCGTGCTGAACATCGGCATGCCCAACGGACCGCAGACCGAGAACCACAACCCGTTCCTGAGCTCCGCGTCCGCCGCGTCGCTCGGCTACCGGTGGATGATCTACGAGCCGCTGATCATGGATAACCTGATCCGCCCCTCCGACGCGGGCAAGCCGTGGCTGGCCACCAAGGCGGAGTGGACCAACGGCTACAAGACCCTGGCGCTGACCATCCGGGACGGCGTCAAGTGGTCCGACGGCAAGCCGTTCAGCGCCGAGGACGTGGTGTTCACCTTCGACCTGATCAAGAAGACCGAGGCGTTGAATATCAACGCTCTGCCGCTGCTGGAGATCACGAGCAGCGGTAGCACGGTCACGATCAACTTCGGCGCACCGCAGTTCGTGAACCAGCACAAGATCCTCACCACCATCCCGATGGTGCCCAAGCACATCTGGTCCACGATCGCGGACCCGGCGACCGACATCAACAAGAACCCCGTCGGCACCGGCCCGTACACCCTGAAGTCGTTCACCCCGCAGACCACCACCCTGACCGTGCGGGACAACTACTGGCAGGACCTGCCGAAGGTCAAGGAACTGCGCTACACGTCGTACAACGACAACAACGCGCAGACCACCGCCCTGGCCAACGGCGAGTCGGAGTGGAGCTTCGTCTTCATCCCCAACTACAAGACCGTCTACGTCGACAAGAACCCCCAGTTCAACAAGGTCTGGCCGGCATCCGTACTCGGCATCCACGGCCTGTACATCAACACCACGAAGAAGCCGTTCGACAACGCGGCGCTGCGCCGCGCGATGAACATGGTGATCAACCGCAACGACATCTTCGTCCAGGCCGAGGCGGCCTACTTCCACCCCGAAGTGACCTCCGTGACCGGCATTCCGCTGCCGGCCGGTGAGTCGTTCATCGCGCCCGAGTACAAGGGCCAGATGCACAAGGTCGACGTCGAGGGTGCCAAGGCGCTGCTCGCCCAGAACGGCTTCAAGCTCGAGGGCAACGTGCTCAAGGACCCGAGCGGCAAGCCGGTCACGTTGAACCTGAGCGACCCTGCCGGCTGGTCCGACTACATCACCAGCCTGGAGATCGTGAAGGACAACCTCTCCCAGATCGGCATCGCCGCGACGGTGGAGAAGGCCAACCAGGACGCCTGGTTCACCTCGGTCGAGGAGGGCAACTTCGAGGCCAGCTTCCGCTGGACCAACGGTGGTGCCACGCCGTACGACATCTACCAGACCATCATGGACGGCCGGCTGCTCAAGCCGATCGGCACCGCGTCGCCGCAGGGCAACTTCGGCCGCTTCAACAACCCGGAGGCGACCGCGGCACTGGAGGCGTACGCCAGCGCGCCTGACGACGCCGCCCGTACCACCGCGATGAACACGCTCCAGAAGATCTTCGTCGAGCAGATGCCGATGATCCCCGTCGGCGCGGACAACGCCGGTGGCGCCTACGTCACGAAGAACTGGGTGGGCTGGCCGGACGACCAGAACCCGTACGCCCCGGCCCAGCCGACCCAGCCGAACGCGGTTGACGTCGTGCTCCACCTCAAGCCCGCTTCCTGA
- a CDS encoding glycosyltransferase produces the protein MRILVTSQPIYSHLVPALVPLAQTAQALGHQAAVATADSMADELARHGVPHLPLPNVAGQEQLRHDPRLAEEFGLPQRLMLPGRRTVDPIAAEQIARAYAGPIALRFARDLLEVARDWHPDVIVREPAEYGGYLVAEVLGIPHVTLDISPYATRELPLVIDTLDAQREALGLTPVRQPLHPHRHLRAGLVPRAWYPPELRLPSGRYYRSPTPPEDVPLDPVVAALPADRPVILASLGSLVLTLPGMAELLPPLVAALGALPCHSVVTLGGQTGLAEVVGPPPPNVQLTPFVAQRTLLPTVDLFVTHAGFNATHEAVAAGVPMVALPVFADQPANADRIAELGLGERLDVAELTEAGLVGACERVLGDPGFRWRAGAMQRQHLGSPGFAQLVTDLAELARRR, from the coding sequence GTGCGCATCCTCGTGACCAGCCAACCGATCTACTCGCATCTGGTGCCGGCGCTGGTGCCGTTGGCCCAGACCGCACAGGCCCTCGGGCACCAGGCCGCAGTAGCCACCGCCGACTCGATGGCGGACGAGCTGGCCCGGCACGGCGTACCGCACCTGCCACTGCCGAACGTCGCCGGCCAGGAACAGCTGCGCCACGATCCCCGGCTGGCCGAGGAGTTCGGCCTGCCGCAACGGCTGATGCTGCCCGGCCGGCGCACCGTCGACCCGATCGCGGCCGAACAGATCGCGCGGGCGTACGCCGGGCCGATCGCCCTGCGCTTCGCCCGTGACCTGCTCGAAGTGGCCCGCGACTGGCACCCGGACGTGATCGTGCGCGAACCCGCCGAGTACGGCGGCTACCTCGTCGCCGAGGTGCTCGGCATCCCGCACGTCACGCTCGACATCTCCCCGTACGCCACCCGGGAGCTGCCGCTGGTGATCGACACACTGGACGCGCAGCGGGAGGCCCTCGGTCTCACCCCGGTCCGTCAGCCGCTGCACCCGCACCGTCATCTGCGCGCCGGGCTGGTGCCCCGGGCGTGGTACCCGCCCGAGCTGAGGCTGCCGTCCGGGCGCTACTACCGATCTCCGACGCCACCCGAGGACGTACCCCTCGACCCGGTCGTCGCGGCGCTGCCAGCGGACCGGCCGGTGATCCTGGCGAGCCTCGGTTCGCTGGTGCTGACCCTGCCCGGGATGGCGGAACTGCTCCCACCGCTGGTGGCGGCGCTCGGCGCGCTCCCCTGCCACTCGGTGGTGACGCTCGGCGGCCAGACCGGGCTGGCCGAGGTGGTCGGCCCCCCACCGCCGAACGTCCAACTGACGCCGTTCGTCGCGCAGCGCACCCTGCTCCCCACGGTCGACCTCTTCGTGACCCACGCCGGATTCAACGCCACCCACGAAGCGGTGGCTGCCGGCGTGCCGATGGTGGCGCTGCCGGTCTTCGCCGACCAACCCGCGAACGCCGACCGGATCGCCGAACTGGGGCTGGGTGAACGGCTCGACGTGGCCGAGCTGACCGAGGCGGGATTGGTCGGGGCCTGCGAGCGGGTGCTCGGCGATCCGGGTTTCCGGTGGCGGGCGGGGGCGATGCAGCGCCAGCACCTCGGCAGCCCCGGCTTCGCCCAGCTGGTCACGGACCTGGCCGAACTGGCCCGCCGGCGCTGA
- a CDS encoding LacI family DNA-binding transcriptional regulator produces the protein MPITIADVAARAGVSKTTVSRVLNGKGELDVQTAARVRRVIEELGYVPSARAVGLARGRTRVVGMLVPSLTWPWMGEVLQGAVDVVETEGYGLLLFTCNRGEESMRQFASQVSAKSFDGLLVIEPEGTLDYITDLHARGLPVVLIDDRGHQPLFPSVTTTNRSGGAEAARHLLELGRRRPLVITGIEPFGCTQERLAGFGDVYAEAGSPLDPRLVVEGDFTFDRGRAVVKQLMADGLEFDAVFAHNDLSAAGALLAIRESGRRVPEDVALVGFDDIPYASHTDPPLTTVHQPMRQMGEAAARMLLAHFDGTPLPDAPHVLPTTLIIRASTMVPA, from the coding sequence GTGCCGATCACCATTGCCGACGTCGCGGCCCGGGCCGGGGTCAGTAAGACCACTGTGTCGCGGGTGCTGAACGGCAAGGGTGAGCTGGACGTACAGACGGCGGCGCGGGTGCGCCGGGTGATCGAGGAACTGGGATACGTGCCGAGCGCGCGGGCGGTAGGCCTGGCCCGGGGTCGTACCCGGGTGGTCGGCATGCTGGTCCCCTCGCTCACCTGGCCCTGGATGGGCGAGGTGCTCCAGGGGGCGGTCGACGTGGTGGAGACCGAGGGCTACGGCCTGCTGCTCTTCACCTGCAACCGGGGCGAGGAGTCGATGCGCCAGTTCGCCTCCCAGGTCTCGGCGAAGTCGTTCGACGGACTGCTGGTGATCGAGCCCGAGGGAACCCTCGACTACATCACCGACCTGCACGCGCGGGGCCTGCCGGTGGTGCTGATCGACGACCGGGGCCACCAGCCGCTCTTCCCGTCGGTCACCACCACCAACCGCAGCGGTGGTGCCGAGGCCGCCCGCCACCTGCTGGAACTCGGCCGACGTCGGCCCCTGGTCATCACCGGCATCGAACCCTTCGGCTGCACCCAGGAACGGCTGGCCGGGTTCGGTGACGTCTACGCCGAGGCGGGCTCGCCATTGGACCCGAGGCTCGTGGTGGAGGGGGACTTCACCTTCGATCGGGGTCGGGCGGTGGTCAAGCAGTTGATGGCCGACGGGCTGGAGTTCGACGCCGTCTTCGCGCACAACGACCTCTCGGCGGCCGGTGCTCTGCTGGCCATCCGCGAGTCGGGCCGTCGGGTGCCGGAGGACGTCGCGCTGGTCGGCTTCGACGACATCCCGTACGCCTCGCACACCGATCCGCCACTGACCACGGTGCATCAGCCGATGCGCCAGATGGGCGAGGCCGCGGCGCGGATGCTGCTGGCGCACTTCGACGGCACGCCGCTGCCCGACGCCCCGCACGTTCTGCCCACCACGCTGATCATTCGAGCCTCGACCATGGTCCCCGCCTGA
- a CDS encoding dihydrofolate reductase family protein, with the protein MGKVVMYSSVSVDGFVADENDQPGPLFDWLSRGDVPLDESGVLKVSQASYDYTRSYWDQIGATIAGRHVFDMTDGWDGKPPSGIDHVVVVTHRGRPEGWDPEAPFHFVDGVEAAVAKAQELAGDRVVEVAAGDVGGQVLAAGLVDEVRMDVVPVVFGSGKRYFGSVDAQHLLEDPDVVIQGNRVLHLRYRVRR; encoded by the coding sequence GTGGGCAAGGTGGTCATGTACAGCTCGGTGTCGGTGGACGGCTTCGTCGCGGACGAGAACGACCAGCCCGGACCGCTGTTCGACTGGTTGTCCCGCGGTGACGTCCCGTTGGACGAGAGCGGCGTGTTGAAGGTGTCGCAGGCGTCCTACGACTACACCCGGTCGTACTGGGACCAGATCGGGGCGACAATCGCCGGCCGCCACGTCTTCGACATGACGGACGGCTGGGACGGGAAGCCTCCGAGCGGGATCGACCACGTGGTCGTCGTGACCCACCGGGGCAGGCCCGAGGGCTGGGACCCCGAGGCGCCGTTTCACTTCGTCGACGGCGTCGAGGCAGCCGTGGCCAAGGCGCAGGAGCTTGCGGGTGACCGCGTGGTCGAGGTCGCCGCTGGCGACGTCGGTGGCCAGGTGCTTGCCGCGGGCCTGGTCGACGAGGTGCGCATGGACGTCGTACCCGTCGTGTTCGGGTCCGGCAAGCGCTACTTCGGGTCGGTCGACGCGCAGCACCTGTTGGAGGATCCTGACGTGGTGATTCAGGGCAACCGGGTGCTTCACCTGCGCTATCGGGTGCGCCGTTGA
- a CDS encoding TauD/TfdA dioxygenase family protein, protein MSVSTGTTLDVRPISGALGAEIHGVDLTNLTDELFAELHRLLLRHQVIFVVGQTGLTPEAHVAFGRRFGEVELHPYLPRLEGTPEIVVIDSESGGKVDVWHTDMTFHQSPPIASILHLVKTPSVGGDTMWTNQCLVYEQLSAPIRQLLDGLTAIHVIRIGNEFTSRAEHPVVRTHPETGRRSLYVNRLFTSHIPQLSRNESDALLQYLFEFSEGPQFTCRYRWRAGDVAVWDNRVTQHYAVNDYVEPRRGQRVTILGDHPEGEPPRWEHYQAAPGQRYWPARVNAVENY, encoded by the coding sequence ATGTCGGTTTCAACCGGGACCACCCTCGACGTCAGGCCGATCTCGGGAGCGCTGGGCGCGGAGATCCACGGCGTCGACCTGACCAACCTGACCGACGAACTCTTCGCCGAACTGCACCGCCTCCTGCTGCGACACCAGGTCATCTTCGTGGTCGGACAGACCGGCCTGACTCCCGAGGCGCACGTCGCCTTCGGACGCCGGTTCGGCGAGGTGGAGCTGCACCCGTACCTGCCCCGGCTCGAGGGCACTCCGGAGATCGTCGTGATCGATTCGGAGAGCGGCGGCAAGGTCGACGTGTGGCACACCGACATGACCTTCCACCAGAGTCCGCCGATCGCCTCCATCCTGCACCTGGTGAAGACTCCCAGCGTGGGCGGCGACACGATGTGGACCAACCAGTGCCTGGTCTACGAGCAGCTTTCCGCGCCGATCCGGCAGCTCCTCGACGGGCTGACCGCGATCCACGTGATCAGGATCGGCAACGAGTTCACCAGCCGGGCCGAACACCCCGTCGTACGGACACACCCCGAGACCGGGCGCCGCTCGCTGTACGTCAACCGCCTCTTCACCTCACACATCCCGCAGCTGAGCCGCAACGAGAGCGACGCGCTGTTGCAGTACCTCTTCGAGTTCTCCGAGGGGCCGCAGTTCACCTGCCGCTACCGTTGGCGGGCCGGGGACGTGGCGGTCTGGGACAACCGGGTCACTCAGCACTACGCGGTGAACGACTACGTCGAGCCCCGTCGTGGCCAGCGGGTCACCATCCTCGGCGACCACCCCGAGGGCGAGCCGCCCCGGTGGGAGCACTACCAGGCGGCTCCCGGCCAGCGCTACTGGCCGGCGCGGGTGAACGCGGTCGAGAACTACTGA
- a CDS encoding histone-like nucleoid-structuring protein Lsr2: MAKKVITVLTDDLDGGQADRTVEFGLDGVSYTIDLSEENAGKLRKVLDPYIAAGTRVGRGGVESRRPTRRSGGAPTRSDRDQNKAIREWASKNGYDVSERGRIPASVVEAYNNH, from the coding sequence ATGGCTAAAAAGGTAATCACCGTCCTGACCGATGACCTCGACGGCGGCCAAGCCGACCGCACGGTCGAGTTCGGGCTCGACGGAGTCAGCTACACCATTGATCTGTCCGAAGAGAACGCGGGCAAGCTCCGCAAGGTGCTCGACCCGTACATCGCCGCTGGTACGCGCGTGGGACGCGGTGGCGTCGAAAGCCGTCGCCCGACCCGTCGCAGCGGTGGTGCCCCCACCCGCAGCGACCGGGACCAGAACAAGGCCATCCGGGAATGGGCCTCCAAGAACGGCTACGACGTTTCCGAGCGCGGTCGGATTCCGGCTTCCGTGGTCGAGGCGTACAACAACCACTGA